The sequence AGCAGGCAGGAACAGTATGAGAAGCTTTCTTTTGAAAGCCATGAGGTGGTGGTGCATGAAGCAGGGCTGAAATTCAAAGTCAATCTTTCTGATTACCTGGATACAGGTCTCTTTTTGGATCACCGTATTACAAGGGGCATGGTCCGGGAGAGTGCGAAGGATATGAAAGTGCTGAACCTCTTTTGTTATACAGGTTCCTTTTCTGTGTATGCTGCTGCAGGTGGTGCCAGCGAAGTGGTGTCTGTAGATTTGTCTAAGACCTATCTGGCATGGGCGGAAGAGAATATGCAGCTGAATGATCTGAAAGGTAATTTTCAGTTTGTACATGCAGATGTATTGCAATACCTGGATACATTGCCTGCTGATTATTTCGATCTGGTAGTGCTTGATCCTCCCACTTTTTCTAATAGCAAGCGCATGAAGGAATTCCTCGATATACAGAGAGATCATGTGGTTATTTTGAATAAGGTATTGCATGCGACCAAACCTGGGGGGGTGGTGTATTTTAGTAATAACTATCGTAAGTTTCAGCTGGATACGGAACAGATTCAGGCGGGTACGATCAAGGATATTACCGGGCAGACGATGCCGTTTGATTTTCAGCAGAAGCTGATCAGGAAATGTTATAAGATCATCAAATGAGAATACTGGTAGCCGGAGATTTTGAAGCTGATTATAATCGTACGAAAATTATCCTGGATGGTTTACGTACTATTCCTGCTGTGTCTCTTTCTTTTTACAATTATAAGGAGCAACGTAAATGGAATTTCGCGGCCCTGCGCAAAGCGTGTGGGGATGCGGATGTGATCTTTTTGCCTGCATTTACACACCAGGATGTGGCGATGATTAAGATGCTTTCCGGCAAGCCGGTGTTGTTTGATCCATTGATCTCAAGGTATCTGTCTAAAGTGTTTGATTATAAGAAGGTGAACAGGTATTCTCCGAGAGCATTGAAA is a genomic window of Chitinophaga sp. LS1 containing:
- a CDS encoding class I SAM-dependent methyltransferase: MFDPSKLQMLENRLVKVYRHIGKIARRQNITCYRVYDDDINEFPFSVDRYDDHIYVAEYDRPHGMDEETHETWLDSSLEVVGKVLDVPLNKIWVKQRQRKASRQEQYEKLSFESHEVVVHEAGLKFKVNLSDYLDTGLFLDHRITRGMVRESAKDMKVLNLFCYTGSFSVYAAAGGASEVVSVDLSKTYLAWAEENMQLNDLKGNFQFVHADVLQYLDTLPADYFDLVVLDPPTFSNSKRMKEFLDIQRDHVVILNKVLHATKPGGVVYFSNNYRKFQLDTEQIQAGTIKDITGQTMPFDFQQKLIRKCYKIIK